CCGGAAAAAATCCACATAACAGACGGCCAGAAAACTTAAAACACGATTCCGGGAAAGCCGCGATAACCCGGCAATTAAACCGAGAATACACCCGAAAAACACGGAAATGGCCGTAATTTGCAAGGTCTTTACGGCGCCTAGCAATAGTACCGGTAGAGAACTTATAACAGTTTCCAAAAGACTTCACTCTCCCCGTAGACCGCTAACAGGCCAAATATGCGTAACACGGAAGTGTTACGCATATTTGGCCTTGTCCCATTAGTTGGCCGGAGGCTCACCGGGCAGGAAATCTGGAGGCTCCTTGTCAAACCACTTTTTATAGATCTCGGCATACTTGCCGTTTTCCTTCAAAGTCTTCAAGGCGCTGTTAACCTTTTCCAGAATATCCGGCTTGCTCTTGGGTACCGCAATGCCGTAGAATTCACTGGTCCGCAGGTCACCTACAATCTTAACGTCTTTGTTTCCCTGCTGGATAAAGTAAAACGTTACCGGGTAATCGTTTACCACGGCATCCACGTTGCTATTCTTTAAGGCCATAAAGGCCTCGTTAATGGTGTTATAGTCGGTGATTTTGGCGCCGGGAATCTTGCGTGCCTCGTCCGCTCCCGTGGTGGCAATCTGTACCCCTATTTTCTTGCCGGCCAGATCGTCAAAACCTTTGATGGTGTTGTTGCTGGCCTTCACCGCCACACACTGGCCTGACTGGTAATAGGGCAGGGAGAAATTAACCTGTTCTTTGCGCTTTTCGGTAATGGTTATGGCCGAAATGGCCAAATCCACGCTGGCACTCTGCAGGGCAGGCACAATGCCGTCAAAATTCATGCTCCGGATTTCATAATCCCAGTTATTGACCTCGGCAATGGCCTGGATCAGTTCCATGTCAAATCC
The Desulfofundulus luciae genome window above contains:
- a CDS encoding basic amino acid ABC transporter substrate-binding protein; the protein is MLRTIKVILIMLVVLALALGVAGCGGQQTKDTKDSKQTSAQAGGGQQPAGKQKILVASDTTYAPFEFQDPNTGKYVGFDMELIQAIAEVNNWDYEIRSMNFDGIVPALQSASVDLAISAITITEKRKEQVNFSLPYYQSGQCVAVKASNNTIKGFDDLAGKKIGVQIATTGADEARKIPGAKITDYNTINEAFMALKNSNVDAVVNDYPVTFYFIQQGNKDVKIVGDLRTSEFYGIAVPKSKPDILEKVNSALKTLKENGKYAEIYKKWFDKEPPDFLPGEPPAN